Genomic DNA from Alphaproteobacteria bacterium:
TCGCCAATTCCGTATCCTGATGCATCACCCGCGCGTAATAAGCGGTTAAATCGCGCGACGTATAGGCATTGGTATGCCCGCCAACATTTTCGATTTCTTCAGAAATTTGCAGGGCGGTACGGCGCGAGGTGCCCTTGAACAACATATGCTCCAGCAAATGCGCAATGCCGTTTTGTTTGGGCAATTCATTGCGCGTACCGACATCAAACCAAACGCCAAGCGCCACGGTTTCGATATTCGGCATAAATTCGCTGGCGACGCGTAAACCGCTATCCAAAGTGGTTATTTGGATGCTCATGCGGCCTCCAAATAGCGGCGGCGCAAATGCAATTTAAAAATCTCGGCGTTTAGCGTTTCGCCAGTGGCAGATTTAATTAATTCTGTGGTCGACAATAAACTCGCCTTACCATGCACATTTTCGCGCAACCATTTTAACAGGCTGGTGAAATCGCCCCTGCCCAAATCGGCGCGAATATTCGGATAAGCCCGTTCGGCTGCGGCGAATAATTGCGCGGCGATCATGGCACCTAGCGTATAGGTTGGAAAATATCCAAATGCGCCCGATGGCCAATGCACATCCTGCATGCAGCCATTTCTATCATCCGCTGGCGTCACGCCCAATAATTCTTTCAGGCCCTGATTGAACGCGTCCGGCAGATCGGCGATATCGAGATCCCCTTCTATCATCGCCCTTTCCAGGCGATAGCGCAAAATAATATGCAATGGATAAGTAACTTCGTCCGCTTCGACGCGAATCAGGCTTGGTTCCACCTTGGTCTGCCAGGCGTAAATATTTTTGCCAGTCAACACATCGCGATGCTCTGGAAATGCTTGTTGCAATAACGGCGCGACATAATTCAGAAACTCCCGGCTACGGCTTGCCTGCATTTCAATCAATAAAGACTGGCTTTCATGCATTGCCATCCCGCGCGCCTTACCCACCGGCTGATACCGCCAGCCTTTGGGCAGACCGAACTCATATAAGGCGTGACCGGTTTCATGCATCAAACTCATCAGGCTTTGGATGAAATCATCCTCGCGGTACCGCGTGGTAATGCGGATATCGTCGACCACGCCGCCGCAAAATGGATGGGCGCTGACATCCAGCCGTCCCTGATCGAAATCAAAACCGGCTTGGTGCATTAATTGCAAACATAGAGTTTTTTGTTTGTCGACGGCAAATGGACCGGACGGCACGGGCGGTATTTTCGCGCGCGCCTGTCTATCCATCACTTCGCGCATAAATCCCGGCAGGAATTTCAATAAATCGCCGAAAATCCGGTCTAAATCCGGTGTGCGAAGGCCGGGTTCATATTCATCCATCAAGGCTTCGTATACAGAGCACCGCAAGGCGCTGGATTTAATCCTGGCCTGTTCGCGCAGCAAATCCAGAACCTTCTGCAAAGCTGGTTGCAGCGATTTAAAATCGTTTTTCGGCCGCGCTTCCCGCCAAATCAATTCCGATTGCAGCCGCGCATGAATCAATGCTTGTTGCAAATCCTTCGGCACGGCATTGATATGAATCCAAATACGGCGCATTTCACGAATATTGGCGCGCTGCCAATCGTCCAGTTTATTATCGCGCTCGGCTTCGTCCAGTTGATCAGGCAATTCCGGGTTTTGCAGAGTGTCTTGTATCAGGCCTTGGATTTCCGACATTTGCTGGGCCCGGCCAGTACCACTGTTTTTGGGCATCATGGTTTGCATATCCCAGCCGAGCATGGCGTTTATTTCTTCGAGTGTGGAGATTCTTGCAAAATTTTGTTCGAGAGTTTTATAAACGCTGCTCATGATTGTGCCCTTGCCTTTAAACCATAGGCGATTGTCGCCGCCAATTGCACCAACGCCAGGCCAAACCAAGTCCAGGCATATTGCCGATGATTGTTCGGAATAGACTGCCATAAAGGCGCCCGAGCGGTGCCATACCAATTAAGATCATTATATAGAATAAAGGGTAAAAATTGGTATCCGGCATAGGCTTCCATGGCCGGAAAATCATGCCAAAACCATTGATTTTCCAATGGATTATTGGGAGGGGTAAAGGTTTTTTGGGCTTGCGGCGCCATAAACCAGCCATTCACCGTCACTTCAATTGGAAAAACTTTTTTGGCCGCAGCATTGGCAATCATGCGATCCCGCATGGCAGGTTCGACCCAGCCAAAATTCACCAGGATCGCCTTGCCATTACCGGTCAGCGGCAAATACAAATCATACCCCAGACGTTCTGCCGGATTCGCGGATGGATATGGATTGATCGCGCCTGGACGAAATAGTGGCTTGGTCTGATCGAGCAATCCTTTTCGGGATGTGTAAGTGTATAATTGATAACCAGTATTTTCATCAACTGGTAGAGTCATAATACTAACCGCACGCAAATCAAAATCGCGCATTGGAGCCAGCATTGCCTCTTTTTCCTGCAAGCGCTGTAATTGCCAGCACCCTAAACCGACAAACAATATGAACGCGGCCAGCGAAAAAATATAAAATAAAATCTGCGATTGCTTACTCTTCATGCTGTCCGGCCAGAATATGATTTTTATATTCAAGTGCAATCATTGCGGATTTTATTCGCGGCAGAATCCAGTATCCCGCTCCCGCCAGCAATATGGGCCAAATCACAAAATGGTGCCAGGCCGGCGGGTTAAAAGAAAATTCGTACCACAGCACCAAAGGCGAGAAAATAAATCCCAAAATGAAAATGCCGAACGTCGCGGGACCATCCCCGCTATCCTGTTCGGCAAGATTCAAATTACATTCAAGGCATCGTGGCTTTACCTTTAAAAACGAAGAAAAAATATTTCCTGCCCCACAACGCGGACAGCAAAGGCGCAAGCCGCAAGAAAGCGGGGATGGCGTCGAGTAACCGGTCATTTGCCCTAAAACCCTAAACCCAAACCCCTAAACCCCGTTAAGCGCCCCACCAGTAAACGGCGGCGAACAAGAACAACCATACCACGTCGACGAAATGCCAGTACCAGGCGGCGGCTTCCAAACCGAAATGCTGTTCCGGCGTAAAATGGCCTTTGATAGAGCGGATCAGGCAAACCAGCAAAAATGTGGTCCCGATCATAACGTGGAATCCGTGGAATCCGGTTGCCATAAAAAATGTGCTTGGATAAACGCCATCTTTAAAAGTAAAAGCGGCGTGATGATATTCATAGGCTTGAACGCAGGTAAACAATGCACCCAGCAAAACGGTGCAAATTAAGCCCTGGATCAATCCTTTACGATTGCCTTCGAGCAGCGAATGATGCGCCCAGGTTACCGTGGTGCCGGACAGCAGCAGCACCAATGTATTGAATAAAGGCAAATGGAATGGATCGAATGGCGAAATGCCTTTTGGCGGCCAAACACCGCCGGTCGCTTCTTTCGGATAAAGGCTGGCATCGAAGAATGCCCAGAAAAATGCGGCAAAAAACATTACCTCGCTGGCGATAAACAAAATCATGCCATAGCGATGGTGCAAACGGACGATCGGCGTATGATGTCCTTCGGAATGGGCTTCGCGGACAACGTCGCGCCACCAGCGGAAAGCCAGAAAACACAACACCGCAAATCCGGCAATAACGCCCGTAAGTCCCAAATTAACATTCAATATTTTCATATCGGGGTGCATATACAGCACCGCGCAAATTGCCATGAATCCGGCGGCAAAGGCCGACAAGATTGGCCATATGCTGGGGTCGACCAAGTGAAAATCGTGTTTTTGCTGTGCCATAATAACCTTCCTTACTTACTGATAATTGGTGGAACCGCTGCTGGAAATCAAATTCTGATCCGGCGCCTTGAAAAATGTATAAGACAATGTGATCGACGTCACATCGTCCAATTGCTTGTCCTGGGCCATGGCCGGATCGATAAAAAACTGCACTGGAAAATCCGCTTCTTCGCCTGGTTTCAAAAAATGGCGCGTGAAACAAAAACACTGCAATTTATTGAAATAGGCGGCGGTTTTTTCCGGCGTTACATTATACGTCGAAGTGCCTACCACAGGCTCAAGACCGGTATTTTTGACATGAAAGCTGATGTTGGCCACTTCGCCCAGCTTCACGTCCATCGTGCGCATCGATGGCGCAAAAGACCAGGATAAATTCGGATCGACATCGGTATTAAAACGCACCGTAATTACACGGGTACCGATTTCTGTCGGGGCTTTGGCAGCCTTTCTTGCCGTTCCATCAAATCCGGTAACCTGGCAAAATAGCCGGTATAAAGGCGGCGACGCAAAAGTAAGGCCGGTCATCACCGCCAATATGGTAAGCAGATATAAAACCGTTTTTT
This window encodes:
- a CDS encoding carboxypeptidase M32, yielding MSSVYKTLEQNFARISTLEEINAMLGWDMQTMMPKNSGTGRAQQMSEIQGLIQDTLQNPELPDQLDEAERDNKLDDWQRANIREMRRIWIHINAVPKDLQQALIHARLQSELIWREARPKNDFKSLQPALQKVLDLLREQARIKSSALRCSVYEALMDEYEPGLRTPDLDRIFGDLLKFLPGFMREVMDRQARAKIPPVPSGPFAVDKQKTLCLQLMHQAGFDFDQGRLDVSAHPFCGGVVDDIRITTRYREDDFIQSLMSLMHETGHALYEFGLPKGWRYQPVGKARGMAMHESQSLLIEMQASRSREFLNYVAPLLQQAFPEHRDVLTGKNIYAWQTKVEPSLIRVEADEVTYPLHIILRYRLERAMIEGDLDIADLPDAFNQGLKELLGVTPADDRNGCMQDVHWPSGAFGYFPTYTLGAMIAAQLFAAAERAYPNIRADLGRGDFTSLLKWLRENVHGKASLLSTTELIKSATGETLNAEIFKLHLRRRYLEAA
- a CDS encoding SURF1 family protein, which produces MKSKQSQILFYIFSLAAFILFVGLGCWQLQRLQEKEAMLAPMRDFDLRAVSIMTLPVDENTGYQLYTYTSRKGLLDQTKPLFRPGAINPYPSANPAERLGYDLYLPLTGNGKAILVNFGWVEPAMRDRMIANAAAKKVFPIEVTVNGWFMAPQAQKTFTPPNNPLENQWFWHDFPAMEAYAGYQFLPFILYNDLNWYGTARAPLWQSIPNNHRQYAWTWFGLALVQLAATIAYGLKARAQS
- a CDS encoding DUF983 domain-containing protein — translated: MTGYSTPSPLSCGLRLCCPRCGAGNIFSSFLKVKPRCLECNLNLAEQDSGDGPATFGIFILGFIFSPLVLWYEFSFNPPAWHHFVIWPILLAGAGYWILPRIKSAMIALEYKNHILAGQHEE
- a CDS encoding cytochrome c oxidase subunit 3 translates to MAQQKHDFHLVDPSIWPILSAFAAGFMAICAVLYMHPDMKILNVNLGLTGVIAGFAVLCFLAFRWWRDVVREAHSEGHHTPIVRLHHRYGMILFIASEVMFFAAFFWAFFDASLYPKEATGGVWPPKGISPFDPFHLPLFNTLVLLLSGTTVTWAHHSLLEGNRKGLIQGLICTVLLGALFTCVQAYEYHHAAFTFKDGVYPSTFFMATGFHGFHVMIGTTFLLVCLIRSIKGHFTPEQHFGLEAAAWYWHFVDVVWLFLFAAVYWWGA
- a CDS encoding cytochrome c oxidase assembly protein, translated to MQCDESKRQKKKFGFIVGSRLFCGADVLDYHSENWRITMHRNKNQKTVLYLLTILAVMTGLTFASPPLYRLFCQVTGFDGTARKAAKAPTEIGTRVITVRFNTDVDPNLSWSFAPSMRTMDVKLGEVANISFHVKNTGLEPVVGTSTYNVTPEKTAAYFNKLQCFCFTRHFLKPGEEADFPVQFFIDPAMAQDKQLDDVTSITLSYTFFKAPDQNLISSSGSTNYQ